A genomic window from Lycium barbarum isolate Lr01 chromosome 4, ASM1917538v2, whole genome shotgun sequence includes:
- the LOC132637147 gene encoding uncharacterized protein LOC132637147, protein MRDLSREQHPPQRGGLPSDTITNPRGSGGDHIASYKDISTRSGKVLDAVNQKVVEPILVELIIDEVIEEEVKEEKEAPIEVPIIVEREKEVHPSVKKGGEEPSVEKATRESFLKSKGDPGAFTIPFTIGHHDFARALCDNGASINLMPLAIYKQDGLGTPRPTSMRLQMADRTIKRPVGVVDDILVRVGEFLLPADFVILDCAVDKEVPIILGRPFIATGRALMDSKKNEIKVRVNNEEVTFQASKGLKLPSSYESISVVDSFDEIDEAVEHQLEEEHFDETLSAILVNFEVNNMHGYIEVVNSLTGQGSYSYEVKKLSVDLDK, encoded by the exons atgagagATCTCTCTCGTGAGCAACACCCACCGCAAAGAGGGGGCCTTCCTAGTGACACAATTAcgaacccaaggggtagtggaggaGATCACATTGCTTCATACAAAGATATTTCCACCAGAAGTGGAAAGGTCCTTGACGCGGTAAATCAGAAAGTGGTTGAACCTATCCTTGTCGAGCTGATCATTGATGAGGTTATTGAAGAAGAGGTTAAAGAAGAAAAagaggcaccaattgaagtgcctattattgttgAGAGAGAGAAGGAAGTGCACCCTAGTGTTAAAAAGGGTGGCGAAgagccaagtgttgaaaaagcCACCAGAGAGAGCTTTCTAAAAAGCAAG GGAGATCCAGGGGCTTTCACCATCCCTTTcaccatcggtcatcatgattTCGCTCGGGCTTTATGTGATAATGgcgctagtattaatttgatgcctctAGCCATATATAAGCAAGATGGTCTAggaacacctagaccaacgagcatgcgtctccaaatggcTGACAGAACCATAAAAAGACCGGTAGGTGTTGTTGATGACATCCTTGTTAGAGTGGGGGAATTCTTATTACCGGCAGATTTTGTCATCCTGGATTGTGCAGTTGACAAAGAAGTTccaattatcttgggaaggccatTTATCGCTACTGGGAGAGCCCTGATGGACtcgaaaaagaatgaaataaaagtCCGTGTCAATAATGAAGAAGTAAccttccaagctagcaaggggttaaagTTGCCTAGttcttatgagagcatttcggtcgTTGATTCATTCGATGAGATAGACGAAGCGGTGGAGCATCAGTTAGAAGAAGAGCATTTTGATGAGACGCTTTCGGCTATCCTGGTGAACTTCGAGGTGAATAATATGCACGGGTATATTGAGGTAGTTAATTCTCTCACTGGCCAGGGTTCATACTCTTATGAGGTGAAGAAACTATCTGTTGATCTTGATAAATGA